The genomic stretch CTGCGCCTCGATCGGGGAGATGCGGAAGAACTCCGCGTCGAACAGGTCGAGGTCTTCGACGTACGCCCCGAAACGGATGGCCTCGTTCCTGGCGGCGTAGTGGGGGAACTGCCGCCCCGTGCGCCCGATGACGGCGCCGGGCGGACCCTCCACCACCGCGTTCTCTCCGGCCACGAGCTGTCTCCAGAAGCCGGAGAGGTCCTTGCTGCCCGGGAAGCGGCAGGCCATGCCGATGATTGCGACGGGTTCATGCGGGGTCGGCGAGGTCCCCTGGCGCCGGTCAATTCGCTGATGGGGACCCGAGTGCGTGCTATTTGACAGTTTCGATCTCCAGATGCTCTTCATGGGCAAAGGATTCGAGCTGAATCAGGCGAGCTTGAAGCGTTCGGACTCTCAAGGTCCAGACTGCCGTCCCCGATCATCCGACAACGGCCGTGATGGGGCGTTGAGGGCAAAGCTACTGCAGTGTCGTCGCCCGCGGCACCTTCCCGGTCTCCAGCGTTGCGAAGCCCACCCGAAGCGGCGACTTGACGCCTCGCGATGAATTCCGAAGTATCCCCATATTGTGGGGGGATATCTCACCGTTTAGGGGGATGCCCATGGTCGTCATTCAAACCCGTGCCCCACACGTCACTTGTGAAAGGACACACGCATGGCCGCCGAAGCTCGCCTTAGAGAACTGGTCGACGAGCATCTGGATCTGGGCCGCGAACCGCAGTGGGATGGCGGGCTCGCCGACTCGGGCGTCTCGTCCCTCGCCGCCGTCGCTTTCAAGAAAGTCGTCGAGCAGGAGTTCGGCGTCACGGTCCCCCCCGAGTGCTTTGACACGCTGCGCAAGCTGGCCGCATACATCGACTCCCAAACCGGCTGAACGCACCTCACCGCCCTTGACCGCGCCCCCCGGCCTACCCATCCGGGGGGCGACGTGACATGACTGCCGGCGCCATCTGGCGGATACCGGAACCGCTTTCCGTAGACGATATCCGGCACGACGACGGCAGCGTCACCAGGGTGCGGCGACATGGGAACCCCCACGGCCGCCGTCTGCTCGTGGGCCACGGCAATGGCCTCGCGGTCGACCTGTATTACCCGCTCTGGTCGCAGTTCCTGGACGACTTCGATGTGTTCGTCTACGATCTGAGGAACCACGGGTGGAACGCCATCGGCCCGCGCGACGAGCACAACGTCCCCAACATGATCCGGGACCAGGAACAGGTCGTCGAGGCTGTAGCCACCCGTCACGGGCCGGCGCCCACAATCGGCGTCTTCCACTCCCTTTCGGCGCTGACGGCGCTTCTCTCGGATTCGCTCGGAACCGGACGGACGGGCGATCTCGCCGCCTGGATCCTCTTCGATCCTCCTCTCTTCAAGCCGAGGATGGGTGAGGCGGAATTCGACAAGTCGGCCGACCGGTCGGCGGAACTTGCACGGCGTCGCACGGACAGGTTCCCGACGCAGGCCGAGTTCTCGGAACTCCTCCACCACCTCGTGCTGACGCGGGCCGTGCCGGGGGCTGCGGAGCTGATGGCCCGCACCGTGCTTCGCGAATCCGCGGACGGGGGGGTCGAGCTTCGGTGTCCGCGCGAATACGAGGCGCAGATCTTCGCGTACGCGCGTACGTACGCTTTCCTCGTGGACCTCGGGAGTCTTCCGTGTCCGACCAAGGTCATTGGGTCGGACCCCACGCTCACGTTCTCATACATGCCGTCGTTCAACCTCAGCCACATCAACACCGTCGACTACGATTTCATACCGAACTCCACGCACTTCCTCCAGGTGGAGCACCCGGCGGAGTGCTTCGATCTGATGTGCGCATTTCTCGAGGGCCACGGCCTGCTGTAGACCCACGGCCGGCGGTCCGCCCCGCAGGCGGTCGCTATGCGGCCGGGCCGCGTGTGCCGGAGACGGCGACCCGCACGGTGACGATGTCGGTGTCGTGGTACTGCCGATGGCGAACCGACGAGGCGAGGTGTCGCAGGAGGCGCAGCGACACTTCGCTGTCAGCGGAGGTTCCCTCGACCCCTCCGCTGAGCAGTGCGAGGCGATTCTGGAGGTTCCCTTCCCGCGGCGCGACCACGAATTCGAGCGCCACCTCACCTTTGTCGCGCCGAGCGGACATGACGAGTCGGCGCCGGGAACGGCCGTCTCCGGACTCCGGCCCCGTAAGCGAGAGGAGCGCTTCCTCGGCGGCGGCGTCCAGGCGATCCGCGATTCCCTCGTCCAGACCGGCCTTCGCGGCGAAGGTCCCGAGAAATGCCCGGATATGCGGCAGCGCCGACGGACCGAACTCCGTTTCGATGCGGGCGGGGCGGGGCTCGGTCAGACGCAGAAAGAAGGTCAGCGCGATGGCGGTGAAACCGCCGGCGTTCATCCCGTTGGCCAGCAAACCGCCGGCGAACGAGGACACCTGCTCGGGGAGGATGAGCCCGAACTGGCAGCTGACGCCGGTGAGGAAGGCGAGACCGACGACGATGCCGTTGCGAACATCGAGTCCACCCTGCAGCACGATCTTGAGGCCGATCGCGAACAACATCGCGAGAAGGACGGCCAGGTATCCGGCGAACACCGGATCCGGGATCGCGAGCACGATCGCGAAGGCCTTGGGCAGGAAGGCGAAGGCGATGAAGGCCGCGCCGGCTGCAAGCCCCACGCCGCGCGCCGCCACGCCGGTCAGCTGCGTGAGCGACACGCTGGTCGTGGTCGCGCTGCCCGGCACCGTGCCGGCGCACCCCGCCAGCAGGTTGGCCACCCCGTCCGTGGCCAGCGCGCCCTGCACGGCCCGGAAGTCGGTCGCACGACTGGCGCGCCGCCACGACACCCGCTGGACCGCGACGGCGCTGCTCATCGTCCGGATGGCCGCGATCAGGGCCACGAGCAGAAACGAGGGCAGGAGAGTCCAGAAGGCGGGCCCGAATTCGAGGTCGAAGCCCGGCGGGCGCGGGCTTGGCAGCGCGACCCACGTCGCGGCGGCTATGCGTTCCACATCGTACAGACCGTAAGAGGCGGCGATCGCGGTCCCGACAATCACGCCGATCACCGGGGCCCACAGGCGGAGCGCCCCCGCCCCTCGCAGAGCGAGGCACCCGATCAGGACAAGCGTGACAAGGAAACTGAGCGGGGCGCCCGGGAGCGCACCGCCATCGGGCCCAGTGGCGAGGAGCCCCGACACGAAAGGCAACACCGTTACCGGAATCAGCATGATCACCGTGCCGGAGACGGATGAGGTCAGGATCCGCTGGAAGAGCGACAGCCGCCAGGAGAGCAGGAGCGGGATGAACGCGGCGACCACCACCAGCGTCGCCAGCAGGGCCGGGCCACCCACGGTGAGCGCCATGATGCTCGCCGGGATGAAAGCGCCGGATGTCCCCATCAGGATGACATGTCCGGCGCCGAGGCGCCCCGTCCGAATCGCCTGCAGCATCGTCGCCAGACCGCACACCGTGACGGACGCCAGCACCGCCCACGAAAGATACTCCTCGCTGACGCCCGCGGCCCGCATCACGACGAGCGGGATCAGCACGATCGCCGCGATGTTCAGCACCGCAAGCTGAAGCCCCACGCCGAGCGCCAGAGGCGTCGGGGGCGTCTCGTCGGGCTGGTAGCGGACGCCGGCCCGACCGTCCGCCGCGGTGGCGTTCAAGCTCTCGTCTCGATCCAGTGGCGTCGGCGCTGGAACGGATAGCCCGGCAGCGCGATCCGACGCCTCGTCTCACCCGCGAACAGCCCGGAGAAGGAGATGGGAAGCCCGGCCTCGTACGCCGCCCCCAGCGCGGCCGCGAACGGCTGCCCGGCAGGCTCCTCCGCGTGCGGCCAGTCGGGAAGCGCCGTCGGACCCGCGGACGAAGCCATCCCGACGTCCACCACGAGGTCTACGCCCAGGTCCGCCAGTGCCCGGGAGGTACGGCCCGGATCCTCCCGCGCACGCGCCTGCTCGCGCCAGTAGGCTCCGTCCGGCAGCCCGGCGGGGTCCATCCTGCGGCCCGTCACCTGGCTGACGAGCGCCACGCAAGGCGGGGAAAGCTCCATCCCCAGAGCCGCGGTTTCCAGGTCGTCGAGCGGATCGGGCGCGGATTCGCCCGCTTCGCCGTCGGGCACGGCGGCGGCCAGCCGCTGTTTCGGTCTGGCCATGGCGGCGCCTCTCGCCGCGGCGAGCCGCAGCCCATCGGCCAGGCTGAACACTCCGGCCGCCCAGGCCGCCGCCAGCTCGCCGACGCCATGGCCCGCCACCGCGCCGGGGCGGACGCCCACGCTCGCCCAGAGGGCCGTGAGCGCGCAGCCGAGGGCGTACGCGACCGGCTGCGCCCACTCGGGATCCCGCAGCGTTCCCTGCGCCCCGTCGCGACGGAACATCACGTCGAGGAGCGATGCCCCGTCCCGTGCTTCCATCAGCACCGCGTCGCAGCGATCCAGGACGGCGCGGACGACCGGCTCCCGGTCGTACAGATCTTCACCCGGTCCGTCCGAGGCGCTCTCTTCTCCGGCGAAGACGAAGGCCACCTTCGGCGCGGTTCCCGGCCCGGCGGCGCGGCGCCAGTCGTCGTCGACCGCCCGCTCGGCCAGCACGCCAAGTTCATCGCGAAGCGACTTCATGTCCCGGAACGGGAGGCCGGCACGGTGGGCGAGCTGAGTCCGGCCGATACCCGCCGTCCACGCCATGTCCGCGAGCATCGAGTCTCCGGCGCCACCCTCCTCCGGCGTTTCTCCACCGTGTCCCTCCAGCCACGCGAGGTACAACCGCGCCATCTCCCGCAACGCTCGGGGCGACTTCGCCGAGAGAGGCAGGAGGCGGGTCTCCCGGGGAACGACGTCGGAGGCGGCAAGCCGCGACGGCGCCTCCGACTCGGGCAGGGCGACCGGAACGGTGACCGCCGGGCCGGTTGGCATCCGCGCGCCATTCAGCAGAGAAGCGCGGTCGGGCCCGCCGTTCCCCTCGACGACGACGTGCGCGTTGGTCCCCGAAATCCCGAACGAACTCACCCCCGCCCGGGGCGGCCGGTCGCCGTTCGCTGGCCACGCCACGGCCTCGTCCGTGACCCGTACCGGGAGGTCCTCCCAGGCCAGGTGGGGGTTCGGGTTGTGGAAGTGCAGCTGCTTCGGGATCCGGCCCTCGTTCATGGCGAGGACCGCCTTGATCAGGCTCGCGATCCCGGCCGCGCACTCGAGATGGCCGATGTTCGTCTTCACCGAACCGATCAGGAGGGGCCGCTCCTCGTCGCGTCCCCGGCCGTAGACGGCCGCCGCCGCCTGCACCTCGATCGGGTCCCCGAGATCGGATCCCGCCCCGTGCGCCTCGAGGTAGTCCACCGACGCCGGCGGGACGCCCGCCTGCGCGAGCGCCTTCTCGATCACGCGTTCCTGGGCCGGCCCGTTCGGGACCGTGAGCCCCGCGCTCGTTCCGTTCTGGTTGACCGCGGATCCGCGAATCACACCCCAGATCCGGTCGCCGTCGGCCTTCGCATCGGCGAGCCGCTTGAGGACGACCATCCCGCAGCCCTCGCCCCGCACGAACCCGTCCGCCGCCGCATCGAAGGTGTGGCAGTATCCGCTCGCGGAGAGCATCTCGACCTCCTTCATGAAGGCCGTGGTCTCCGGCCACAGGATCGCGTTGACACCCCCGACGAGGGCCATTTCCACCTCTCCGTGCCGGACGGCTGCGGCGGCCTGGTGGACCGCCGCGAGCGAGGAAGCGCACGCCAGGTCGACCGGCACCGCGGGGCCGGTGAGACCGAGCGCGAAGGAGATCCGGCCCGCGGTCACGCTCATCGTCGTCCCCAGGTATCCGTGCCCGTGGCCCATGGCCGCGGCGAGATCCCGGTAGTCTCCCGTGGTGACGCCGGCGTAGACCCCCGTGTTCGTACCCTTCAACTGCGCCGAATCCAGGCCCGCATCCTCCAGCGCGTGCCACGTCGTCTCGAGCAGGAGACGCTGACGGGGGTCCATCATCCGCGCCTCGATCGGAGTGATCCCGAAGAAGCGCGCGTCGAACTTGTCGATGTCCTCGAGGAAGGCGCCGCGGCGGGAGTCGTGGTCTTCCGAGGCGGGATCCCCGGCCACGCCGTTCCACGGGCCCGGGTCCCGGCGCCCGTCCGTGACCGCATCCATCCCGGCGTCGAGTTGGCGCCAGAAGGCGGCGAGGTCCGGCGCGCCGGGGAAACGGCACGCCATGCCGACGATTGCCACGCCGTCATCCACGGCACCGTCCTCCGCGTCGCGCTCCGACGGCTGGACGCTGGCCTCCGGCGCGGGCTCGGGCGCCGGGGCCGGAGCGGCACCCCCTTCCCCGAGTTCCTCGGCCAGGTGCGCGGCGAGTTCGGCGATGTTCGGATAGTCGAACACCAGCGTGTTCGGCGCCGTGTACGTCCCGGAGAACGCCCGGTTGAGCCGGTTGCGCAACTCCACGGCCATCAGCGAGTCCATCCCGAGATCGAAGAAGCCCACGGTGGGGGCCGGAGCCGCCGACAGCCGCAGAACGGCCTGGACCTCCCCCTGCACGAAGGACACCAGGAGATCCTCGCGTTCCGCCGCCAGCGACCCCCGAAGCCGGGTGAGGACATCCTCGGAGGAGGCGTCGTCGCCCGCCCGGGCCTCGGACGCCGCGGAGAGCAGGTCTTCGAGCATGGGCGGAGGATCGTCGACGGCCTCCTCGAACACCTCCCAGTCCATCGACATGACGACCGACGTCGTGGCGTCCTGCCGCACGAGCCGGTCGAACGCCCGCATGCCCTGCTGCGGCGTGAACCAGCGGCCTCCGAGCGCCGACCGCTGCCGGTCGATCCGGTCGCGCTGTTCCGCCGCCTCGCCGATGTCCGACCAGGCGCCCCAGGCGATGGCCTGCCCCGGGAGGCCCAGCGCACGGCGGTGGCCGGCGAGCTGGTCCAGGAAGGCGTTGGCCGAGGCGTGGTTCGCCTGGCCGGGATTGCCCATGACGCCGACCCGGCTCGAGAAGAGCGTGAAGAAGTCCAGGTCGAGGTCCAACGTCGCGCGGTGCAGGTGCCAGGCGCCCAGGATCTTGGGCCACAGCACCCTCTCGAAACGCTCCCAGCTCTGGTTCGTGAGCGCCCCGTCCGACAGCACGCCGACGCTGTGGATCACGCCTCCGAGCGGAGGCAGATCGCGCTCGATGCGCTCCAGCATGCCGTCGATGGCCGCCTGGTCGGTCATGTCGGCCAGTTCGACCTCGACCGTCGCGCCGCGCTGCCGGAGCGCCTGGATGGCTTCCTCGGCTTCGGGGTCGGGGTTCCGCCGCCCGTTCAGGACGATCGCCCCCGCGCCCCGCTCGGCGAGCCAGTTGGCCACGGCGATCCCGATCCCGCCCAGACCCCCCGTCACGAGATAGCTCCGGTCTCCGCGCAGCCCGCCCCGCACGAGCGGAGGCGTCGTCACGACGATCTTCCCGAGGTGGCGGGCCGAGCGCATGAACGAGAGCGCGGCGCCCGCTTCGGCCAGCGGCCACCGGCTGTGGATGATGGGCTCGAGTTCTCCGGCCGAGACGCGGGCCATCAGACCGCGCAGGATCCGCCCCGCCCATGCGGGGTCCGTCTTCTTGACCACGTCCAGTTCGAGGATCCAGTAGCCCGCGTCCGGACGCACGGCCGCCATCTCCTCCTCGGTGAGAATGTCGCGGCGGGCCATCTCGACGAAGCGGCCGCCCTTCCGCAGGCAGGCGAGGCTCGCGTCGATGAAGCCCTCGCTCGTGAGGCTGTTCAGCACCACGTCCACGCCCTCGCCGTCCGTCGCCTCGAGGATCTCATCCCCGAAGTCGGTCGTGCGGCTGTCGAACACGTGCTCGACGCCCAGCGAGCGCAGGTACGCCTGTTTCGGTGCGCTGGCCGTGGCGAAGACCTCCGCCCCGGCCGCCTGCACGAGCTGGATGGCGGCCAGCCCGACGCCGCCCGCGCCGGCGTGCACGAGCACCCGTTCGCCCGCTTCCAGCGCGGACAGCTCGAAGGACAGCGCCGCCGACACGAACGCGCTCGGCACCGTCGCCAGGCCGCTGACGGAGAAGCCTTCCGGCGCGGGAGCGACGAGTTCCTCGTGCGTGATCATCTGCGGCGCGAAGGCGCCGAACCCCAGCCCGACGATGTGATCGCCGGCCGCGACCGATGACACGTCGGAGCCCGTCTCGAGGATGCGGCCGCTCATCTCCCGGCCCAGCAGACCCTCCTCGATGAAGCCGAGCGACCGGAACACGTCCCAGAAGTTCAGGCCGGAGGCCTCGACCGCGACGCGAACTTCATGCGGTTCGAGCGGCCGCGCCGGCAGGGGCTGCACGTGCGGCCGGTCGAACACTCCCCCCGGGTCGGGCGCCAGCACCCATTCCGTCTCCTCCGGGAACTCGAGGCGCCCGGCGCCGGAGTCCATGCGCACGAGGCGCGTCACCCGGCGGCTTCCGCGGCGGTACGCGATGTGGTTCTCGGGATCCGGGTAGAGGAGTTCGTTCACGAGATCCGGTTCCGGCGCCATCGAGCCGGGGTCGAGATCGAGCATCCGCGCCTGCAGGTGCCCCGCTTCCCGGGCCACGCCTTTGCCGAACCCCCACACGGCGGCGCCGGCGAGTTCCCCGCCCCGCTCGCGCTCGAGGATCTGGGCCCCGCGGGTGATGAACCACACGCCCTTCCCGGGGGTCAGATCCGAATCGCCCACGCCCTGCACGAGCGCGAGCGCGCTCGCCACCGCGCCCTCGACGTCGGCCGCCAGTTCATCGGTGGTGGCGCGCTCCCCGTGGCCATCCAGCGCCGCGAGGTGCACGGCGCCGTGGAACGGCACCTCCTCCGGCAGGCTCTCGATCAGCGACCGCCACGCCTCGCGGTCGCTGGTGCCCTTCCCGTCCGCGAGGACGACCGTCTGGTTCCGCGACCTCATCTCGGCGGCCAGCCTCTCCGCCACGCCGCCCTCGTCCGCCGCGAAAACCCACGCGCCCGCGGGCTCCATCACCTTCGCCGGGCCCTGCGCGACGATCACGCCCTTGTCGAGCTGCATGTCGGGATCGGACTCGTCCACGCCGAGAACTTCCACAGCCTCGAACCCCGCGTCGCCGAGGGCCTGCCGCCACACGCCGGGGTCGGCCAGCGCGTGGTGCGGACGGTAGTCGTCGGCGAAGCGCCACCAGCCGTCGAGCTGCCCGAACGTGAGGTCCATCCAACCCAGGCCGGTGAGGTTCTCGAGCGCGACCAGCTGCCCGGACGGCGCCATGAGGTCCCGGCAGTGTCCGAGCGTCTCCGCCAGGTACCGCGTCGCGTGCAGCACGTTCGAGGCGATCATGAGGTCGTAGCCGTGGGCGTCGAAGCCCTGGGGGATGGGGTCCTTCTCGATGTCCAGGGGACGGTATTCGATGCTCCCGCCGCCGTCGCCGAAGCGTGCCTCGGCCTCCGCGAAGAAACCGGCCGAGATGTCGGTGTACACGTAGTCGAACCGCCCCTCCGGAAGCTCGGGCAGAACCGACGCGGTCGCCGACCCCGTCCCCGCCCCGACCTCGATCACCCGCAGCCGCCGGCCGTCCGGGAGCGCGGCCACCAGCGCCCGCACCGCCTCCGCCAGCATCTCGTTCGCGGCGCGCGCGACGGGCGCCTTCAGGTACAGGTCCGCCGCCGTCGGCTCCCCGCTGCTGAACAGGAGCGTGAGCGGGTCCTCCCGGCCCCGGAGCACGTCGGCCAGCGCCATGCCGGAGCGCCGGAAGAGGCCGACTTCCGTGAGACCGTGCGAATAGCGGCCGGCCATCCCGGTCGCGAACTTGTCCAGATCCCGCGGCAGCTGCTCCGGCAGCGGAGCGCCCGGCCCCACGAGGATGCGGAAGCCGTCGGCCGTCTCCTCCGCCACGCCGGACCAGGCGAGCATCTCGAACATGCGGCGGAAGAGGCGCCCGTGTTCCGGGAGGACGTCCAGCTCCTGCCGGAGTTGCTCCGGATCCACCGTATCCCCCGCGGTTCTCCGCCAGCCCAGATCTTCGAGGGTCGCCAGGGCGCGCGCGTGCGACCAGCGCTCGAGGTCCGCCAAGAGGGCGTTGCGGTCGTCCGGGTCGACGCCCGCGTCCGTCAGGTAGCCGGCGAACAACTGCGCTCCCCCCGCGACGGCGGAGGGGCTCGGGAAGAAGTCCGCGGGAACGATACCCAACGGGAGTGCGCGCTCGCGCCACACGACCTCGTACAGCAGGTCCTTGATCCCCTCGACCGCCGAGAGCAGCGCCTGCCGCGTGGCCCGCTTCACCGTGTAGCCGCTCAGGCGGCCGAGCGGCGCGCCGTCCGGATCGTAGATGCGCAGTTCGCCGCTCAGAACCTCCGCGGGCTCGCCCCCCTCGCCTTGCGCTTCGCGCGAGGCGTCGCTCAGGCGCACGTGGCACACGACGCGATCGGGCAGCGGCCCGGCCAGCCACAGCCTCTCCCAGCCGAACGGGAGGTACGTCGCGCCGCCCTCCGTTCCCGACACGTTGCGGGCCACGCCCACGGCCTGGAAGCAGCCGTCCAGCACGAGCGGATGCACGTCCAGCCCGTGTCCGGCCAACGCTTCCGGCAGCGACACCTCGGCCACCGCCTCTCCCGGGCCGGACCAGGCCCTCGCCAGCGTGCGGAAGGACGGGCCGAGATCGACCCCCGTACTCGCGCGGTGGCGGTAGTAGTCCGCCGGATCCACGGGCGAGAGATCGGCCCTCAGACTCTCGAGGTCGACGGGACCGCCGCCGTCGTCGGGACCGGGCACGCCGGCCGCCAGGCGACCTTCCACGTGGACCGTCCAAACGCCCTCGCTCCCCCGGCTGAAGATCTGGACGCCGCGCGGCGCCGCCGGGTCCGGAGCATCGAGCACGACCTGCAGCGTCCGCCCCGCCGCATCCACTTCGTCTCCTTCCTCATCGAAGACGAGCGGATTGTGCAACTGCATCTCTTCCACCACGACCGACCCGCCCTCCTCGAGGAGGGACGCCGCGATCGTCATGGCGCCGTACAGCGCGCCGGGCGCCACGACGCGTCCGAACACGCGATGGTCGTCCATCCAGGACGGATCCGCGGGGAATACGTCCGTCTCGAAGGCGATCTCGCCGCGGGCCGACTCGTGGCGGGCGCCCAGCAGCGGGTGGCCCGCGCTACCGCGACGGCGTTTCGGCGGCGCGAGCCAGTGGCGGACGCGCTGGAACGGGTAGCTGGGGAGCGAGATCCGTCTCCGCGTCTCCCCGGCGAAGAGCCCGGCGAAGCGAATCGGGAGGCCCGCTTCGTACGCCGCGCCGACCGCCTCCACGAACCCGCCCGCGTCTTGCGTATCGGGTGCATCGGCCGGTGGCGCGGTGAGGCTGGACAGGACCGCCGGAGCCGGCGCCTGTGACGGCTCCGGCCAGGCGGAGGCGGCCATCGGGGCCAGCAGCGATCGGGGACCGATCTCGAGCACCAGGTCGACGCCGAGGTCCGCCAGCGTCCGGACGCCCTGGGCGAAGGCCACCGGCTCGCGCGCGTGCCGCCGCCAGTAGGCCCCGTCCAGTGTCTGCCCGGCTTCCACCGCCCGGCCCGTGAGGTTGCTGACGACGGTGAGGGACGGAGCTTCGATCGCGGCCCCGTCGAGCGAGGCCGCGAGTTCGTCCAGGATGGGATCGACGAGGGCGCTGTGGAACGCCCGCTTCGTGTTCAGACGACGGACCCGGACGCCCTCTTCCTCGAATCGCTTCGAGATGGCCTCGATGTCCGCCACCGGCCCGCTCACGACCTGGTGGCTGCCGTTGTAGCCCGAGATACTCAGTCCGACGCCGGACGCCGCCGCGTTCACCGCCTCGACCGCCGACGCCACCTGCTCCGGGGCCGCGAACACCGCCGCCATGCCGCCTTCGTCCATGCGCGACATCAGCGCCCCGCGCGCCGCGGCGAAACGCATCCCGTCCTCAAGCGAGAACACGCCCGCCGCCTGCGACGCCGCGAGTTCGCCGATGCTGTGCCCGATGACCACGTGGGGACGGACGCCGAGACTCTCCCACAGCGCCGTCAGCGCACACTCCAGCGCGTAGAGCGCCGGCTGCTCCCACGCCGTGTCCCCCAAATCACCGGTCCCACCGGGTCGGCCGAACATCACGTCGAGCAGCGACACGCCTCTCTCCTCGACAAAGACCGCCTCGCAGCGGTCCAGCACGGCCCGCGCCACGGGCTCGCTCTCGTAGAGCGCCGCTCCCATGCCGGCCCACTGGCTCCCCTGCCCCGTGTAGGCGAAGGCCACCCGGGCCGGCGCTCCCGCCGACGCGCCCCCATCCGGCGCGGCCAGGGCGAGAAGTCGCTCCCGCAGCGATGCCGCGTCGCGGAAGACGACGCCCGCGCGGTGGTCGAAGTGGCTCCGTCCCACACCCGCCGTCCACGCCATATCGGAGAGGAGAGGGCCCGAGGCGAGGTCCCCGAACGAAGGTTCTGCGGCGTGCTCGTCCAGCCAGGATACGTACCGTTCGGCGAGGTCGCGGAGCGCCCCCTCCGACTTGCCCGACAGCGGAAGCAGGCGCGACGCGCGCGGGCCGACGCCCTCCGGAACCGGCACGTCCGCGACCGTCGCCGACATGGAAACGGCCACGGGCAGTCCGGCGCCCGCGACCCAGCCCCCATCGGCCCGGACCTCGTCCAGGGCCTCGTCCGGAGCATCGCCCACTGCCGGGTCCGGGACGCGGTATTCCTCCATCACGAGATGGGCGTTCGTCCCCGAAATACCGAACGAGTTGACCCCCGCGCGTCGGGGCCCTTCCGTGCCGCTCGGCCACTCCATCATCGACGAGGTCACGCGCAGCGGGAGACGATCCCAGTCGAGACTCGGGTTGGGATCGTGGAAATGGAGGTGCTTCGGGATCACGCCGCGGTGCAGGACCAGCGCCGCCTTGATCACGCCCGCCACGCCCGCCGCCGATTCCAGGTGCCCGATGTTCGTCTTCACCGAGCCCATGAGAAGGGGGTTGTCGGCGTTCCGGCCCTTCCCGTAGACCGCGACCACCGCGTTGGCCTCGATCGGGTCGCCCACCGTGGTGCCCGTCCCGTGGGCCTCCAGGTAATCGACCTCGAGGGGAGAGACGCCCGCATCCGCCAGCGCCGTCTCCATCACCTCTTCCAGCGCCGGTGTGTGCGGCACCGTGAGCCCCGTGCTCGCCCCGCCGTGGTTCACCGCCGAGCCGCGAATCACGGCCCAGATCCGGTCGCCGTCCGCCGCCGCCTCGCTCAGCCGCTTGAGGACGACGACCCCGCAGCCTTCGCCCCGCACGTATCCGTTCGCCGACGCGTCGAAGGTTTTGCACTGCCCATCCGGCGACAGCATCATCGCGTCCGCGCGGAGTTCGTAGATGCGGCCGTTGAGGATCGCCTGCACGCCACCCGCGATGGCCAGATCCGCCCTGCCCTGCTGCAGGTCCGCCACCGCGTCGTGCACCGAGACCATGGAGGAGGCGCACGCGGCGTCTACCGCCTTCGCCGGCCCGCGGAGCCCGAGCACGAAGGAGACCCGGCCGCTCGTGCCGTTCAGGTTCGTGCCGCTGAGCGCGTAGAGACAGCTGGCCGCCTCGGCGGGCTTGCTCGAGTCCACGACGAGCATCCGGTACTCGTCGTTGCTGATCCCCGTGTAGACGCCCGTAAGCGTCTCCCTCAGCCCGTCTGGATCGATCCCCGCGTCCTCGAGCGCCTCCCAGGTCGTCTCCAGCATCATGCGCTGCTGCGGGTCCAGCAGTTCCGCCTCGACCGGCGAGATCCTGAAGAACGCGTCGTCGAACAGGTCGATGTCGTCCACGAAGGCGCCGAATCGGCAGCCATCGCTCAGGACCGCGTTGTCCCCGAAGATCTGGCCCCAGCGCCCCACGCCGGACCCCGGGACCCCTTCCTGGACGGAGTTTCCGCCCTCCTCGAGCAGGCGCCAGAAGGCGGGAATGCCCGACGCGCCG from Candidatus Palauibacter australiensis encodes the following:
- a CDS encoding beta-ketoacyl synthase N-terminal-like domain-containing protein — encoded protein: MKSIWRSKLSNSTHSGPHQRIDRRQGTSPTPHEPVAIIGMACRFPGSKDLSGFWRQLVAGENAVVEGPPGAVIGRTGRQFPHYAARNEAIRFGAYVEDLDLFDAEFFRISPIEAQ
- a CDS encoding alpha/beta hydrolase, producing the protein MTAGAIWRIPEPLSVDDIRHDDGSVTRVRRHGNPHGRRLLVGHGNGLAVDLYYPLWSQFLDDFDVFVYDLRNHGWNAIGPRDEHNVPNMIRDQEQVVEAVATRHGPAPTIGVFHSLSALTALLSDSLGTGRTGDLAAWILFDPPLFKPRMGEAEFDKSADRSAELARRRTDRFPTQAEFSELLHHLVLTRAVPGAAELMARTVLRESADGGVELRCPREYEAQIFAYARTYAFLVDLGSLPCPTKVIGSDPTLTFSYMPSFNLSHINTVDYDFIPNSTHFLQVEHPAECFDLMCAFLEGHGLL
- a CDS encoding acyl carrier protein produces the protein MAAEARLRELVDEHLDLGREPQWDGGLADSGVSSLAAVAFKKVVEQEFGVTVPPECFDTLRKLAAYIDSQTG